The Hermetia illucens chromosome 2, iHerIll2.2.curated.20191125, whole genome shotgun sequence genomic interval GGTACTTGTCCATATGTAAGTAGTTCCATTATGAATATACCAAATGACCAAACATCAGATTTTATTGAGAATTTCCCATAAATTATTGCTTCGGGTGCTGTCCACTTAACAGGGAATCGAGATCCTTGCTTGGGACAGTATTCATCGTCGGCTATAACACGAGCTAAACCGAAATCACAAATTTTCGCAACATTGTTCTCGCCAATGAGAACGTTACGCGCAGCCAAATCGCGATGGATCAATTGTTTCGATTCTAAATATTCCATACCTGATGCAACTTGGGTGGCAATGTAAGTGAGATCCTCGAAGTGAAGGAAGCGGCCGTCTCCCTCTCGAAGGAAGTCTAATAAGCTACCTTTTGACATGTATTCTTGGACAATGTAGATTGGTTCTTCCtgcaatgaaaatttaaatatttttcttagtaaatcaatcaatcaatcaacaatTTCTGGGAGTCAATAAATCCTAACACATACCTGAGAGCAGACCGCATACAACGCAACTAATCTGTTGTGGCGGAATTTTTTCATTATGGCTGCCTCCTGAAGGAACGCTTGAGTTGACATTGTACCTTCTCGTAGAGTTTTAACCGCAACATCAATGTTATTTCGCCATTTGCCATAGTACACTTCGCCGAAATTGCCACGACCTAATTTTCGTATTAACTGAATTTCGGAACGAGGAATTTCGTATTTATCACGCAATTCAGGTCCTAAATCCCACATTTGTGGCTGAGGTTTTGGACACGGCCGTGATAGTATATGGCATAAACCAAGGGCATTTTCTGGAAATAGTGAAAGAGTAGGTTAGTTGTTACCATCAACTTATACAGTGTCCGGAATAGCACTTGGTTAAAGGATTCAAGAAAATTAAAACAAGACCATATACTCACTACTATATGCCATTACAAGCGCCTGTAATGACGGGAACGTTTGATTCGTCGCTATGTAGTAACCACCATTATCCAATGGTTTGATGCGGTAGTGTTTAACGTGATAGCCTCGTCCATCTTCCCAGTCTTTAACGGATAATGAGTAGCCATTTGGGTTATGTTCGGACGGTCTAACTAAAAATGTCCCACGTGGATTCTCTTCGGCAAGCAGAAGTTTGTCGGCTTCCTTTCGGAGAACGTTTTCGAAAAACCAGCTAGAAAATTATACGAAACAGTTAAGCTTTACATTTTGAACTAATTTCTCAATTTTATGAAAACTTACTCTTCACTGTTAACACTACGTTCCTCAGCTACAAAGTTCAATGGGATCAATCCTTCTTGCCGGGTAGTGAGATTAATTACTCGCCACCAATCTGATTCCGTGTCATCTACTACTTCCATACGATCACCTTTCATGAAACTGAGGTCAGATTCATCGCGCGATTTGTAATCGTAGAGGGCAACTACCACTCGACGTTTTTGTACGC includes:
- the LOC119650022 gene encoding tyrosine-protein kinase Src64B encodes the protein MGNKCCSKRQDQELALAYPSGYKKNDYNFGQTTVNSGQKHNNGGSLDSRYTPDPNRGQLKIATKGGVDIIRPRTTQCAQGGVQKRRVVVALYDYKSRDESDLSFMKGDRMEVVDDTESDWWRVINLTTRQEGLIPLNFVAEERSVNSEDWFFENVLRKEADKLLLAEENPRGTFLVRPSEHNPNGYSLSVKDWEDGRGYHVKHYRIKPLDNGGYYIATNQTFPSLQALVMAYSKNALGLCHILSRPCPKPQPQMWDLGPELRDKYEIPRSEIQLIRKLGRGNFGEVYYGKWRNNIDVAVKTLREGTMSTQAFLQEAAIMKKFRHNRLVALYAVCSQEEPIYIVQEYMSKGSLLDFLREGDGRFLHFEDLTYIATQVASGMEYLESKQLIHRDLAARNVLIGENNVAKICDFGLARVIADDEYCPKQGSRFPVKWTAPEAIIYGKFSIKSDVWSFGIFIMELLTYGQVPYPGMHSREVIEQVERGYRMPKPTNHYFPDNIYQLVLQCWDAVPEKRPTFEFLNHYFESFSVTSEVPYREVQD